In the Aneurinibacillus soli genome, one interval contains:
- the recJ gene encoding single-stranded-DNA-specific exonuclease RecJ, giving the protein MLKSKTRWKTKANNEAAVQTLAQTLRISPLLAHLLVGREIDTPEKAERFLGGSAEDLYDPFLLDGMEKAIARVREAIEIGEPILIYGDYDADGVTSTSIMVHTLRMAGAVFQYYIPNRFTEGYGLNEEALVKAAENGFGVVVTVDTGISAVKEAETAKELGIDLIITDHHEPPETIPDAYAVINPKKPGCPYPFDMLAGAGVAFKFAHALLDDIPHHLLEIAAIGTIADLVPLVDENRLIARLGLQALDRSVNPGVQALKKVCGIEGKVSAYHIGFGMGPRINATGRLETADRAVKMFITNNPEEAERYAQELDELNKERQELVETIAAEAEQLVLAMPDEQTNVIVVAQEGWNEGVIGIVASRLVERFYRPAIVLSINREHSKAKGSARSIAGFNMYGALTECADILPHYGGHPMAAGMTLAEENVDALRRRLNTLAQEWLTDEDYIPITKVDAVCTLEEANLQTIEQIERMAPFGIGNPSPRIVMEGVEIADLRIIGKDENHIKCQFRQDGVKLDGIGFKMADIVPELPTQGEVNVVGELSVNEWNNTRRPQFILKDISVPGMQIFDWRGARSKEEKLSLLEEAGQPVRIVAFREHNQQAFSRILPTFSNLVTAGDAHTQVVLYDLPASREELETALARHPDVDRLYCLFGEEPTSLPSIPTHQQFKDVYKTVYQHKAVAYADVKHLAQAKKLTPSATQFILSVFTELAFLEDTGREYRLAANPAKKDLTASTLYRQQQSALEVETELLYSSYQSLCAFLRSHMADSAPNKEITTHGF; this is encoded by the coding sequence GTGCTTAAATCGAAAACCCGCTGGAAGACGAAAGCAAATAACGAAGCGGCCGTACAAACGCTTGCACAGACATTACGCATTTCCCCGTTGCTTGCGCATCTGCTCGTTGGGCGCGAGATCGATACACCTGAGAAGGCAGAGCGGTTTCTTGGTGGAAGTGCCGAAGACTTATATGACCCGTTCCTGCTTGATGGTATGGAGAAGGCGATTGCCCGTGTGCGTGAAGCGATTGAGATTGGGGAGCCGATTTTAATCTATGGCGATTATGATGCCGATGGCGTGACAAGTACAAGCATTATGGTGCACACGCTACGGATGGCAGGCGCTGTGTTTCAATATTACATACCGAATCGTTTTACAGAAGGATACGGTTTGAATGAAGAGGCGCTGGTCAAGGCAGCGGAGAACGGATTCGGTGTGGTTGTCACGGTTGATACTGGGATTAGTGCGGTGAAGGAAGCTGAAACAGCAAAAGAGCTGGGCATTGATCTGATTATTACGGACCATCACGAACCGCCAGAAACAATTCCGGATGCATACGCGGTCATTAATCCGAAAAAGCCAGGCTGTCCGTATCCGTTCGATATGCTCGCAGGTGCCGGGGTCGCGTTCAAGTTCGCGCATGCGCTGCTCGACGATATTCCGCATCATCTGCTGGAGATCGCAGCGATTGGTACGATTGCCGATCTGGTGCCGCTTGTGGATGAGAATCGGCTGATTGCCAGACTTGGTCTGCAAGCACTCGACCGTTCAGTGAATCCGGGCGTCCAGGCGCTCAAAAAAGTATGTGGCATCGAAGGCAAAGTATCAGCGTATCATATCGGCTTCGGGATGGGGCCGCGTATTAATGCGACAGGTCGCCTGGAGACAGCAGATCGTGCTGTGAAGATGTTTATTACGAACAATCCAGAAGAAGCGGAGCGTTATGCACAGGAGCTTGACGAACTGAATAAGGAGCGGCAGGAACTGGTGGAAACGATTGCAGCCGAAGCGGAACAGCTCGTGCTGGCCATGCCGGATGAGCAGACGAATGTCATTGTCGTCGCACAAGAAGGGTGGAATGAAGGGGTCATCGGGATTGTCGCTTCTCGTTTGGTAGAGCGTTTCTACCGTCCAGCCATCGTATTAAGCATCAACCGGGAACACAGCAAGGCCAAAGGCTCGGCCCGTAGCATTGCGGGGTTTAATATGTACGGGGCACTGACCGAATGCGCGGACATCCTGCCGCATTATGGCGGGCATCCGATGGCAGCTGGTATGACACTTGCGGAAGAGAACGTGGACGCGCTGCGCCGTCGCTTGAATACACTGGCACAGGAATGGCTAACAGACGAGGATTATATCCCGATTACGAAGGTGGATGCGGTCTGTACACTCGAAGAAGCGAATCTCCAGACGATTGAGCAGATTGAGCGTATGGCACCGTTCGGCATCGGCAACCCGAGTCCGCGCATTGTCATGGAAGGTGTTGAGATTGCCGATCTGCGTATTATTGGCAAAGATGAGAATCATATCAAATGTCAGTTCCGTCAGGATGGCGTGAAGCTCGACGGCATCGGATTTAAAATGGCCGACATCGTGCCGGAACTGCCGACACAAGGAGAAGTGAATGTGGTTGGCGAATTATCTGTTAATGAATGGAATAATACCCGCCGCCCACAGTTTATCCTGAAAGATATTAGTGTACCGGGCATGCAGATTTTTGACTGGCGAGGTGCACGCAGTAAAGAAGAGAAGCTGAGTCTGCTTGAAGAAGCAGGACAGCCGGTGCGTATAGTGGCGTTCCGGGAGCACAATCAGCAGGCATTCTCCCGCATTCTCCCGACATTCTCTAATCTTGTGACAGCAGGAGATGCACATACACAGGTTGTATTGTACGATCTACCTGCTTCCAGGGAAGAACTGGAGACAGCACTTGCCAGACATCCAGACGTAGATCGTCTGTACTGTTTGTTTGGAGAAGAGCCGACGTCTTTGCCATCTATTCCAACGCATCAGCAGTTTAAAGACGTGTACAAAACGGTATATCAGCATAAAGCAGTGGCGTATGCTGATGTGAAGCATCTTGCGCAGGCGAAAAAATTGACACCGTCTGCCACTCAATTCATTTTGTCTGTCTTTACCGAGCTTGCGTTTCTGGAGGACACTGGACGAGAATACCGCTTAGCGGCAAACCCGGCCAAAAAAGATCTGACAGCGTCCA